Proteins encoded together in one Candidatus Fusobacterium pullicola window:
- a CDS encoding transposase → MRIFSLDSKPIATDDLYPKGTIYSYNKYLNGKLGIKIHTLSIVYPFILPISFDFTPANHHDSPILRKLISTIAPIFADLNTPIYLIADNRNGYNKHQNRINYRCYDKECSQSCSHRVWIPLESRKYRKIPSEYFFSMRSYIEISASDFSTQYNS, encoded by the coding sequence ATGCGGATTTTTTCCTTAGATTCTAAACCTATTGCTACTGATGATTTATATCCAAAAGGAACTATATATTCTTACAATAAATACCTCAATGGCAAATTAGGGATTAAAATTCATACTTTGAGTATCGTTTATCCTTTTATTTTGCCTATATCTTTTGACTTTACTCCAGCGAATCATCATGACAGTCCTATTTTAAGAAAATTAATTTCCACAATAGCCCCTATCTTTGCTGATTTAAATACCCCTATTTATCTCATTGCTGATAATCGAAACGGTTATAATAAACATCAAAATAGGATAAATTATCGTTGTTATGATAAAGAATGTTCTCAATCATGTTCTCATAGAGTTTGGATTCCCTTAGAAAGTAGAAAATATCGCAAAATACCAAGCGAATATTTTTTCTCAATGAGAAGTTATATTGAAATTTCAGCAAGTGACTTTTCTACTCAATATAATAGCTAA
- a CDS encoding molecular chaperone: protein MKRVLSVLFFLVVNCIGYSLNFKLYPTSFNLDINKTSVNEVTIINETLNPLRVTIYPEKDIEFGEDYNLNNNITIVPKNISLKPGGSQVVRFRIKPDATRKVGEFRSYLTFKEILPEIKTTATTNADGLMSNIQFITELSIPVSASGDSLVVDGSVKNVKLKYNGGNSILTATLTSKGNTAMRLNYDLEVIGKNIKRTGSIGSSKREGVSELKTPIELGKKLDGSKVKLIIKDQNGKEYYNNTLILQ, encoded by the coding sequence ATGAAAAGAGTTTTATCAGTATTATTTTTTCTAGTAGTTAATTGTATAGGATATAGTTTAAACTTTAAATTATATCCAACAAGCTTTAATTTAGATATAAATAAAACAAGTGTAAATGAAGTAACAATCATAAATGAGACATTAAATCCATTAAGAGTTACGATATATCCTGAGAAAGATATTGAGTTTGGAGAGGATTACAATTTAAATAATAATATCACAATTGTGCCTAAAAATATATCTTTAAAACCAGGGGGATCACAAGTTGTTAGATTTAGAATAAAACCTGATGCTACTAGAAAAGTAGGAGAATTTAGAAGTTATTTAACATTTAAGGAGATATTACCTGAGATAAAAACAACTGCAACTACAAATGCAGATGGATTAATGAGTAATATTCAATTTATAACAGAGCTATCTATTCCGGTTTCAGCTTCTGGAGATTCTTTAGTGGTAGATGGAAGTGTAAAAAATGTTAAATTAAAATATAATGGAGGAAACTCAATATTAACAGCTACTCTTACATCAAAGGGAAATACAGCTATGAGATTAAATTATGATTTAGAAGTAATTGGAAAAAATATAAAAAGAACAGGTTCTATAGGAAGTAGTAAAAGAGAGGGAGTGTCAGAATTAAAGACACCAATTGAATTAGGTAAGAAGTTAGATGGAAGTAAAGTAAAATTAATAATCAAAGATCAAAATGGTAAAGAGTATTACAATAATACTTTAATATTACAATAA
- a CDS encoding HD domain-containing protein, with translation MKNIFILFYLLVSTLLLGENITISYPKNKMSYHFYKDLTTNKYSGNYAYLFNEINKDNRYEFKYELENDVYNEDIQIRKIGSFSTNYYYLETPYTQKVFIIGNDDVNIDDIKNKEHLRIGCLGLGIEDLKRVQTIYNLKAYETVTFFRNEMDAMYALKNSKVDVLFILNFKKNNKFDGQILGVANLREYIGIRKDQSELLDRIKPQLDLLFENNDKLLKLNMKNKENYLKYLYADLNDYEEIRKEYKKLKVLVPNRNYIPYYKEKRFKKIGIVPFIMKNIENFLGIPVEYVFSEDEDWDIKAVDFSNNDKSISKEYYRTKIVGINHIYDNKITNYDQLDDLRIIKLKGINLDTLLKKVKTKEIIEVDSLKEAFKLLKDREGDILIGPYSLLNSYMNTYNYNKYFKLSLSQFEVVVEMTFKDERLKNILNDLLQSYSVDEIEYVSNRAILLDKPVNIWLIITDILVVVFIIFSITFIRKHIIKCKLNEFLKLFIKIEDINLMKDERSLYHIQNVAKISKLIAQELKFSKRRIITIEKLGLLHDIGLIFIPSKIILNKKIGTLSEREEEIFREHIQLGELLLKGIGIRARKRRIIEYHHENLDGSGYLGISREHLPIEARILRIADMYDRIVGWQNNSHEKAMEFLEKYKNIYFDERLVDIVSGLEKELKAIYTYENQNKDNDRLLKEFGDILTK, from the coding sequence TTGAAAAATATATTTATTTTATTCTATCTATTAGTAAGTACTTTACTACTGGGAGAAAATATAACCATATCATATCCTAAAAATAAGATGAGTTATCATTTTTATAAAGATTTAACAACAAATAAGTATTCTGGAAACTATGCTTATTTATTTAATGAAATAAATAAAGATAATAGATATGAATTTAAATATGAACTAGAAAATGATGTGTATAATGAAGATATTCAGATTAGAAAGATTGGAAGTTTTAGTACAAACTACTATTATCTTGAAACTCCATATACACAAAAAGTTTTTATAATAGGAAATGATGATGTAAATATAGATGATATTAAAAATAAAGAGCATTTACGAATAGGATGTTTAGGGCTTGGAATTGAAGATTTGAAAAGAGTTCAAACTATATATAATTTAAAAGCTTATGAAACAGTTACGTTTTTTAGAAATGAAATGGATGCTATGTATGCTTTAAAAAATAGTAAAGTTGATGTTCTTTTTATATTAAATTTTAAAAAAAATAACAAATTTGATGGACAAATTTTAGGAGTTGCTAATCTAAGAGAGTATATAGGGATTAGAAAAGATCAAAGTGAATTACTAGATAGAATAAAGCCTCAATTAGATTTATTGTTCGAAAATAATGATAAGTTATTAAAATTAAATATGAAAAATAAAGAAAATTATTTAAAATATCTTTATGCTGATTTAAATGATTATGAAGAGATAAGAAAAGAGTATAAAAAGTTAAAGGTATTGGTACCAAATAGAAATTATATTCCTTACTATAAAGAAAAAAGATTCAAAAAAATTGGAATAGTACCATTTATTATGAAGAATATCGAAAATTTTTTAGGAATTCCTGTTGAATATGTTTTTTCAGAAGATGAGGATTGGGATATAAAGGCAGTGGATTTTTCTAATAATGATAAGAGTATAAGTAAAGAGTACTATAGAACAAAAATAGTAGGAATTAATCACATATATGATAATAAAATTACAAATTATGATCAATTAGATGATTTAAGAATTATAAAGTTAAAAGGAATAAATTTAGATACTCTCTTAAAAAAAGTTAAGACAAAGGAAATTATTGAGGTTGATTCATTAAAGGAAGCGTTTAAACTATTAAAGGATAGAGAGGGGGATATTCTTATAGGACCTTATTCTCTATTAAATAGTTATATGAACACTTATAATTATAATAAATATTTTAAACTTTCTCTATCGCAATTTGAAGTAGTAGTTGAGATGACTTTTAAAGATGAGAGATTAAAGAATATATTAAATGACCTGCTTCAAAGTTATTCCGTTGATGAGATAGAATATGTTTCAAATAGGGCTATACTTTTAGATAAACCAGTGAATATTTGGTTGATTATAACAGATATATTAGTGGTTGTTTTTATCATATTTAGTATAACTTTTATTAGAAAGCATATAATTAAATGTAAATTGAATGAGTTTTTAAAACTATTTATAAAAATAGAGGATATAAACTTAATGAAGGACGAACGTTCTTTATATCATATTCAAAATGTGGCAAAAATTTCAAAACTTATTGCTCAAGAATTAAAGTTTAGTAAAAGAAGGATAATTACAATTGAAAAATTGGGACTTTTACATGACATTGGTTTAATTTTTATTCCAAGTAAAATTATTTTAAATAAGAAAATAGGAACTTTATCTGAGAGGGAAGAAGAGATATTCAGAGAACATATACAATTGGGAGAGCTTTTATTAAAAGGAATAGGAATAAGAGCAAGAAAAAGAAGGATAATTGAATACCATCATGAAAATCTTGATGGTAGTGGTTATTTAGGGATTTCAAGAGAGCATTTACCTATTGAAGCAAGGATTTTAAGGATAGCTGATATGTATGATAGAATAGTGGGATGGCAAAATAACTCCCATGAGAAAGCAATGGAGTTTTTAGAAAAATATAAGAATATATATTTTGACGAGAGATTAGTAGATATTGTATCTGGATTAGAAAAAGAGTTAAAAGCTATATATACTTATGAAAATCAAAATAAGGATAATGATAGATTATTAAAGGAATTTGGAGATATTTTAACAAAATAA